The Mycobacteriales bacterium genome includes a region encoding these proteins:
- a CDS encoding DUF6531 domain-containing protein, producing MTALVTTLVLSNPSLASAKRATAESRTSATTAAATVPSEPITSASAGAVSTLAGSGGATTSAGVGTAAGLAAPTATAIAGSALYVAAADALLRVTPADATTSVVAGTPGTATCADGATGTTSGMSGIRDIAANSTAVYSAGACGLRKTTVATGATITVPGVSVAVQAVALGPDGALYMTESGNSGEVERLDTTTNTWTVWRTFHDGCSGSVINGLAADAANLYVQTQDINCGYYTGNPRVQALPFGGGAATTVVSDPTMHLGPLSAAGGFVFYVHDVSVCAGNACYNGTPFLSGPRIVRVPVGGGTPKPLAGAGAGYVDAVGTDAWFGDVADVTSDGTSLYVADRSNNRLRRVNGTSALPAAQPSTVDNAAGVDKGAVTTIAGNDSGVTTAGVGTAAGFANGAGLAIDGRLAYVSNDDSISRVNLDDGTVTVMAGQPGQRATVDAADPQAVRIGTSGPLALDGHYLYSVGGGFLRRTNLVTGATSTVGAQNNGYSVFSGGVAVGPDGMLYTSDGRTQVFAVDPVTGVFTTFATFSDGGCSSSDMVIRGVAADSTGLYVTKGNVYCFGDVRNLIVRRIAFVDHQVSDYPIDATGQSVVGGTIASVGDSVYVGYYTINESGPVNVPNPRRLVRQRKAGGPAQVIAGAVNAESDGTGGAAGFADISQIASDGTDLYTIDHVGTSGHLRRVSQELPEVPTAQTFGVGSYDGEFAVNPTCVCADPVNTATGALSEVATDAAMSGAGTPFAFTRAYTSADTASGLLGRGWVTPFDARLTPQPDSGATVRLGTGQQLTFSRRPDGGYTAAPGGRATLTATPTGWSLRFMHGDRYTFDGAGLVTRIADARDVGLRIDTINGHPAQVTDAAGRAVALLYADGLLSRLTLPDGRYVDYGYTNGQLTSVTDLRRKTTQYGYDTAGRLNSITDPLGREVMHTDYDATTGRAVRQVDANGAVTTFGWDQANGTATMTDPRGGTWTETYLSNVLVQKRDPLGNTTKYRYDPDLNMTGVVDARGLVTTLTYDTRGNLLARTAPAPLGYRQTFTYSADNELLAETDARGNTTRYTYDRGLPVTVTDADGHQATVTYTTAGQPDLVTDVRGKVTDYDYDAAGNQTKVTSPAGEVTTRSYDLSGRLATETDPRGNVTGSNAATYTTTFTYDTADHLISRIDGRGAVTSWSYDDAGDRTSMTDAGGNAARWAYDASHQLRFTTAPRGGISELRYDTIGNITYSSTADGAVTTYGYDLAGRRSTMTAPNGNVSGATPAQATANTWTWQYDAAGNATSTSNPAAGSTTVTYDEINRRIAITDALGHSTTTAYDANSNVTRVTDALGNHTDNTYDKLNRPLTSVDARGNTTSYTYDEVGHPLTTTSARGGISGFTYDADGRLASETDPRGLAPGAVAADYTTRYAYDPAGDLTTITDPLGRITRHTYDPAGNRTSRVDGNGHTTTWRYDLLDRLTATVGADAPSTTFATTYGYDADGNQTTRTDPNGHRTGYEFDLAGRLTATTTPAGRRSTFGYDANGNVLTAVTPLGTATPTVGDGAINYQYDPLGRITAIDYSDATPDVSYTYDQRRLLSMSDGAGRGTAAETYAYDVADRLTAVARNGAGFTYTYDPAGNITRRVAPDGSVTDYTYDTDSNIASVTQAGQTTNYGYDIADRLATTTLPTGNGHIETRTYDRAGYLTTQSNTKGTTVLSRFTRSLDNVGNPITQTTTRGTSTTSEAYLYDAADRVTKVCYATSCTGATASIGYNYDPVGNRTTQTRTGVTSPGTTTYSYDADDGLTRTTVGTTATTYTYDANGHQTAAGATTSTYGLDDHLASTTSSRTTTSYTYDGNGVRLTAATNGAVATRYSWDTNGPLPQLALERDAANTLLRRYVNGVDTVSFASTAGTFYYHHDPIGSVTDVTSSTGAAQWQHTYEPFGGVRTETKIATKAPANPLRFAGEYLDTTGQYHLRARQYDPATGRFTGRDPLNASAAQPYTSAYAYADNRATVLTDPSGLFPCLFVRRFADGSCVGNGMLGDTGKAIVGVAKGTVGFAYDTIDSGLHPIRTVRGMYEACVAGINRYANDRVSGVAQCIDNVNPIAGIRRNYSNGLKLAARGCITEASDQLTRGVWGTGATTAVVLDGLGLLSDAASVAGGIDAAVVDIDQLSSGQLSSYTRYLKRLPKGADYPTITRLPDGSVQFSADVPATNIPGSYATFTKVIGEDGSTITYYKTTIAPDGSVVSVKVKYP from the coding sequence GTGACGGCGCTCGTCACCACTCTGGTCTTGTCGAATCCGTCGCTCGCATCCGCGAAACGCGCGACCGCTGAGTCGCGGACATCCGCTACGACCGCCGCGGCGACTGTGCCATCGGAGCCGATCACGTCTGCCTCGGCAGGTGCGGTGTCAACGCTGGCAGGTTCGGGTGGTGCCACGACATCGGCGGGAGTCGGCACCGCTGCGGGATTGGCGGCGCCGACCGCGACCGCGATCGCCGGGAGCGCTCTATACGTCGCGGCCGCGGACGCCCTGCTGCGTGTTACACCGGCCGACGCCACGACAAGCGTCGTTGCCGGCACGCCGGGAACCGCCACCTGCGCCGACGGTGCAACGGGCACCACATCCGGCATGTCCGGGATCCGTGACATCGCCGCGAACAGCACGGCCGTGTACTCGGCCGGCGCCTGCGGACTGCGGAAGACCACGGTGGCGACGGGCGCAACGATCACGGTTCCTGGTGTGAGTGTGGCCGTCCAGGCGGTCGCGCTCGGCCCTGATGGCGCGCTGTACATGACGGAGTCCGGCAACAGTGGGGAGGTCGAACGGCTCGACACCACGACGAACACCTGGACCGTGTGGCGGACGTTCCATGACGGGTGCAGCGGGTCGGTGATCAACGGTCTGGCCGCCGACGCGGCCAACCTGTACGTGCAGACGCAGGACATCAACTGCGGGTACTACACGGGGAATCCCCGCGTCCAGGCGTTGCCGTTCGGCGGCGGCGCCGCGACCACGGTCGTCAGCGATCCGACGATGCACCTCGGCCCGCTGTCGGCTGCGGGCGGGTTCGTGTTCTACGTGCACGACGTGAGCGTGTGCGCCGGCAACGCCTGTTACAACGGCACACCCTTCCTGTCCGGTCCGCGCATCGTCCGCGTGCCCGTCGGCGGAGGAACGCCGAAGCCGCTGGCCGGCGCCGGTGCCGGCTATGTCGATGCCGTGGGCACCGACGCCTGGTTCGGCGACGTTGCCGACGTCACCTCGGATGGCACCTCGCTATACGTCGCCGATCGGTCGAACAACCGTCTGCGGCGGGTGAACGGCACCTCGGCGCTGCCGGCTGCGCAGCCGTCGACGGTCGACAACGCGGCGGGGGTCGACAAGGGCGCGGTGACCACGATCGCCGGCAACGACAGCGGTGTCACCACCGCGGGTGTCGGAACGGCCGCCGGGTTCGCCAACGGCGCTGGTCTGGCCATCGACGGACGGCTGGCGTACGTCAGCAATGACGACTCGATCAGCCGCGTGAACCTCGACGACGGCACCGTCACGGTCATGGCCGGACAACCCGGTCAACGCGCAACGGTGGACGCGGCGGACCCGCAGGCCGTGCGGATCGGGACCTCGGGTCCGCTCGCGCTAGACGGGCACTACTTGTACAGCGTCGGAGGTGGCTTTCTCCGGCGCACGAACCTGGTCACAGGGGCGACGAGCACCGTCGGCGCACAGAACAACGGGTACAGCGTGTTCTCCGGCGGCGTCGCGGTGGGCCCGGACGGGATGCTGTACACCTCCGACGGGCGCACGCAAGTCTTCGCCGTCGATCCGGTGACTGGCGTGTTCACGACGTTCGCGACGTTCAGCGACGGCGGTTGTAGTAGCAGCGACATGGTCATCCGCGGCGTCGCCGCGGACAGCACCGGCCTGTACGTCACCAAGGGCAACGTGTACTGCTTCGGCGACGTCCGGAACCTCATCGTGCGCAGGATCGCGTTCGTGGACCACCAGGTCAGCGACTACCCGATCGACGCCACCGGCCAGAGCGTGGTGGGCGGCACGATCGCCTCGGTTGGCGACTCCGTCTACGTCGGCTACTACACGATCAACGAGTCGGGGCCGGTCAACGTGCCGAACCCCCGGCGGCTGGTGCGGCAACGCAAAGCCGGCGGCCCGGCGCAAGTCATCGCGGGTGCGGTGAACGCCGAATCTGACGGGACCGGTGGAGCCGCCGGATTCGCGGACATCTCCCAGATCGCCAGCGACGGCACCGACTTGTACACGATCGACCACGTCGGCACCTCGGGCCATCTCCGGCGAGTGTCGCAGGAACTGCCGGAGGTACCGACCGCGCAAACGTTCGGCGTCGGGTCCTACGACGGCGAGTTCGCGGTCAACCCGACGTGTGTTTGCGCCGACCCGGTCAACACCGCAACCGGCGCGCTGAGCGAAGTTGCCACGGACGCGGCGATGTCCGGCGCCGGCACACCGTTCGCGTTCACCCGCGCGTACACCTCGGCTGATACAGCGAGCGGCCTCCTCGGCCGCGGATGGGTCACACCCTTCGACGCGCGGCTGACCCCACAACCGGACAGCGGCGCCACGGTCCGCCTCGGCACCGGCCAGCAGCTGACGTTCAGTCGCCGACCCGACGGCGGTTACACCGCGGCGCCCGGCGGCCGCGCCACGCTCACCGCCACCCCGACCGGTTGGTCGTTGCGGTTCATGCACGGCGACCGGTACACGTTCGACGGGGCCGGCTTGGTGACCAGGATCGCCGACGCGCGTGACGTGGGTCTTCGGATCGACACCATCAACGGTCACCCGGCCCAGGTCACCGACGCCGCGGGCCGCGCCGTCGCGCTCCTCTACGCCGACGGGCTGCTCAGCCGCCTCACGCTGCCCGACGGCCGCTACGTCGACTACGGCTACACCAACGGCCAGCTCACCTCGGTCACCGATCTGCGCCGCAAGACGACGCAATACGGCTACGACACGGCCGGCCGGCTCAACTCGATCACCGACCCGCTTGGCCGCGAAGTCATGCACACCGACTACGACGCGACGACCGGCCGCGCGGTCCGGCAGGTGGATGCCAACGGGGCGGTGACCACATTCGGCTGGGACCAGGCCAACGGCACGGCGACGATGACCGATCCGCGCGGCGGGACGTGGACCGAGACTTACCTCAGCAACGTCCTGGTGCAGAAGCGCGACCCGCTCGGGAACACCACGAAGTACCGCTATGACCCGGACCTGAACATGACGGGCGTCGTCGATGCGCGCGGGCTCGTCACCACCCTGACCTACGACACCCGCGGCAACCTGCTCGCCCGTACCGCCCCTGCGCCCCTCGGCTACCGGCAGACATTCACCTACAGCGCCGACAACGAGCTGCTCGCCGAGACCGACGCGCGCGGCAACACGACCCGCTACACCTACGATCGCGGGCTGCCGGTGACCGTCACCGACGCCGATGGACACCAGGCAACCGTCACGTACACGACCGCCGGTCAGCCCGATCTGGTGACCGACGTCCGAGGCAAGGTCACCGACTACGACTACGACGCCGCTGGCAACCAGACCAAGGTGACATCCCCCGCCGGGGAGGTAACGACCCGCAGCTACGACCTGTCCGGTCGGCTCGCTACCGAGACCGATCCGCGTGGCAACGTCACCGGGTCCAACGCCGCGACGTACACGACAACGTTCACCTACGACACCGCCGATCACCTGATCAGTCGTATCGACGGCCGCGGCGCCGTCACTAGCTGGAGCTACGACGACGCCGGAGACCGCACGTCGATGACCGACGCGGGCGGCAATGCGGCCCGCTGGGCGTACGACGCCAGCCACCAGCTTCGCTTCACGACCGCACCGCGGGGCGGCATCAGCGAGCTCCGCTACGACACCATCGGCAACATCACCTACAGCTCAACCGCCGACGGCGCCGTCACCACCTACGGCTACGACCTCGCCGGGCGGCGCAGCACCATGACCGCTCCGAACGGCAACGTCTCCGGCGCCACCCCTGCGCAGGCCACCGCGAACACCTGGACCTGGCAGTACGACGCGGCGGGCAACGCGACGAGCACATCGAACCCGGCCGCCGGCTCCACGACCGTCACCTACGACGAGATCAACCGCCGCATCGCGATCACCGATGCCCTCGGCCACAGCACCACGACCGCCTACGACGCGAACAGCAACGTCACCCGCGTCACCGACGCGCTCGGCAACCACACCGACAACACCTACGACAAGCTCAACCGACCGCTCACCAGCGTCGACGCGCGTGGCAACACGACGAGCTACACCTACGACGAGGTCGGACATCCGCTCACCACGACCAGCGCACGTGGCGGCATCAGCGGCTTCACCTACGACGCCGACGGTCGACTCGCGAGCGAGACGGACCCGCGCGGGCTCGCTCCCGGTGCGGTGGCCGCCGACTACACCACTCGATACGCCTACGACCCGGCCGGCGACCTCACCACGATCACCGATCCACTCGGCCGAATCACGCGCCACACCTACGACCCGGCGGGTAACCGCACCAGCCGCGTCGACGGCAATGGACACACCACGACGTGGCGCTACGACCTGCTCGACCGCCTGACCGCGACCGTGGGGGCAGACGCACCCTCGACCACCTTCGCCACGACCTACGGCTACGACGCCGACGGCAATCAGACGACGCGAACCGATCCGAACGGCCACCGCACCGGCTACGAGTTCGACCTCGCCGGCCGCCTCACCGCGACGACAACCCCAGCCGGCCGCAGGTCCACCTTCGGCTACGACGCGAACGGGAACGTGCTCACCGCCGTCACCCCGCTCGGCACCGCGACGCCCACCGTTGGCGACGGGGCGATCAACTACCAGTACGACCCGCTCGGCCGCATCACCGCGATCGATTACTCCGACGCCACACCCGACGTCAGCTACACCTACGACCAGCGGCGCCTCCTGAGCATGAGCGACGGCGCGGGGCGCGGCACCGCCGCCGAGACATACGCCTACGACGTCGCCGACCGGCTCACCGCGGTAGCCCGCAACGGCGCTGGGTTCACCTACACCTACGACCCGGCAGGCAACATCACCCGCCGCGTCGCACCGGACGGCAGCGTCACCGACTACACCTACGACACCGACAGCAACATCGCCAGCGTCACCCAGGCCGGGCAGACGACGAACTACGGCTACGACATCGCGGACCGGCTCGCCACGACGACACTGCCGACCGGCAACGGGCACATCGAGACACGGACGTACGACCGCGCCGGATACCTCACCACGCAGAGCAACACCAAGGGCACCACCGTGCTATCCCGGTTCACCCGAAGCCTCGACAACGTCGGCAACCCGATCACGCAGACCACCACACGCGGCACCTCCACCACCAGCGAGGCATATCTGTACGACGCGGCCGACCGGGTCACGAAGGTCTGCTACGCCACAAGCTGCACCGGAGCCACCGCGTCCATCGGCTACAACTACGACCCGGTCGGGAACCGAACCACCCAGACGCGAACCGGAGTAACCAGCCCCGGCACCACGACCTACAGCTACGACGCCGACGACGGACTGACCCGCACCACCGTCGGAACCACCGCCACGACCTACACGTACGACGCGAACGGTCACCAGACAGCAGCAGGTGCCACCACGTCGACCTACGGCCTCGACGACCATCTCGCCAGCACCACCTCGAGCCGCACCACGACGAGCTACACCTACGACGGAAACGGGGTCCGCCTCACCGCAGCGACGAACGGTGCGGTCGCCACCCGGTACAGCTGGGACACCAACGGCCCACTACCCCAACTCGCACTGGAACGCGACGCCGCGAACACGCTCCTGCGCCGCTACGTGAACGGCGTCGACACGGTGTCGTTCGCCAGCACGGCCGGCACGTTCTACTACCACCACGACCCGATCGGCAGCGTCACCGACGTCACGTCCAGCACCGGCGCGGCGCAGTGGCAGCACACCTACGAACCGTTCGGCGGTGTCCGCACCGAAACGAAGATCGCGACCAAGGCACCGGCGAACCCGCTCCGGTTCGCCGGCGAATACCTGGACACCACCGGGCAGTACCACCTGCGCGCCCGGCAGTACGACCCCGCCACCGGCAGGTTCACCGGCCGCGACCCGCTCAACGCGAGCGCGGCGCAGCCGTACACCAGCGCCTACGCGTACGCAGACAACCGGGCGACCGTCCTCACCGACCCCAGCGGCCTGTTCCCCTGCCTGTTTGTGCGCCGCTTCGCCGACGGATCGTGCGTCGGCAACGGCATGCTCGGCGACACCGGCAAGGCCATCGTCGGCGTCGCCAAGGGCACCGTCGGATTCGCCTACGACACCATCGACAGCGGCCTCCACCCGATCCGCACCGTGCGTGGCATGTACGAGGCGTGCGTCGCTGGCATCAACCGGTACGCGAACGACCGGGTGAGCGGCGTCGCCCAGTGCATCGACAACGTTAACCCGATCGCCGGAATCCGCCGCAACTACAGCAACGGACTCAAGCTCGCCGCCCGCGGCTGCATAACTGAGGCATCCGACCAGTTGACCCGCGGCGTCTGGGGCACCGGGGCGACGACCGCTGTCGTCTTGGACGGACTCGGACTCTTGTCCGATGCCGCCAGCGTCGCAGGAGGCATTGACGCCGCCGTTGTAGACATTGACCAGCTGTCGTCTGGCCAACTCAGCAGCTACACGCGGTACCTGAAGCGGCTTCCCAAGGGCGCCGACTACCCGACGATCACACGTCTGCCGGACGGGTCGGTACAGTTCTCCGCGGACGTACCCGCCACGAACATCCCAGGTTCGTATGCGACCTTCACGAAGGTCATCGGTGAGGATGGATCGACTATCACCTACTACAAGACGACGATCGCGCCCGACGGTTCGGTCGTTTCAGTAAAGGTCAAGTATCCGTGA